The proteins below are encoded in one region of Limnochorda pilosa:
- a CDS encoding SWIM zinc finger family protein — protein MSGRRYDEYDGPWYEPSVPIRAEGGIRAGTRRGAFGKSWWAKRWIAVLERFHETARLRRGRTYARQGQVLSLEVAAGRVTAQVQGSRPRPYAVEIRVKTLSGEEWERVTRALARQALYAAKLLAGEMPPQVEDVFERARLTLFPSTRRDLATECSCPDDANPCKHIAAVYYLLGEAFDRDPFLIFTLRGMPREAMLEALGHRTERGTRAPGARAKGRAPKPDDDGSPKPEASPESLPAEPVAFWKGSPLPDGLSGEAAGLRTPSALLEQVGPFPFWRGREDFLEALRPAYAAAAAAGLRVLAGGIGARVPHDSGDRPDGDG, from the coding sequence ATGAGCGGTAGGCGGTACGACGAGTACGATGGGCCCTGGTACGAGCCCTCGGTTCCCATCCGGGCGGAAGGGGGCATCCGGGCCGGAACCAGGCGGGGAGCCTTCGGCAAGAGCTGGTGGGCCAAGCGCTGGATTGCGGTGCTGGAGCGCTTCCACGAGACCGCCCGGCTCCGCCGGGGCCGCACCTACGCCCGCCAGGGCCAGGTGCTCTCCCTGGAGGTCGCGGCAGGGAGGGTGACCGCCCAGGTGCAGGGCTCGCGCCCCAGGCCCTACGCCGTGGAGATCCGCGTGAAGACCCTCTCCGGGGAAGAGTGGGAGAGGGTGACCCGAGCCCTGGCCCGGCAGGCGCTTTACGCAGCAAAGCTCCTGGCCGGCGAGATGCCGCCTCAGGTGGAGGACGTCTTCGAGAGGGCGAGACTCACCCTCTTCCCTTCCACCCGGCGCGACCTCGCCACCGAGTGCTCGTGCCCCGACGACGCCAACCCGTGCAAGCACATCGCGGCGGTCTACTACCTGCTGGGGGAAGCCTTCGACAGGGATCCTTTCCTCATCTTCACCCTCCGGGGGATGCCCCGGGAGGCGATGCTCGAGGCTCTGGGCCACCGGACCGAACGCGGGACGAGGGCGCCAGGCGCGCGGGCGAAGGGTAGGGCCCCGAAACCAGACGACGATGGCTCTCCGAAGCCGGAGGCATCGCCGGAGTCCCTGCCGGCGGAACCCGTCGCCTTCTGGAAGGGTAGCCCGCTTCCCGACGGCCTTTCGGGCGAGGCAGCCGGCCTTCGGACTCCGTCCGCCCTCCTGGAGCAGGTGGGCCCCTTCCCCTTCTGGAGGGGTCGGGAGGATTTCCTGGAAGCCCTCCGGCCCGCCTATGCTGCGGCCGCTGCGGCCGGGCTCCGGGTGCTTGCGGGTGGGATCGGTGCGCGGGTCCCGCACGACTCGGGAGACAGGCCGGACGGGGACGGTTGA
- a CDS encoding thiamine pyrophosphate-dependent enzyme: MSLQAGAPVAPETYLERSRLPFPFCPGCGHGRILEALDGALKALGPDPTRVAVVTDIGCVGLADPYLATHTFHGLHGRALTYATGLKLADPGLLVVVLMGDGGAGIGGNHILHAARRDVDLTLLVFDNFNFGMTGGQHSPTTPPGSLTATTPAGSREHPMDLCATVLANGARFAARTTAYDPELVPILADALRHPGFALVDVWELCTAYFARTNRVDARALGARMEALGMASGRMGPSVPEPRPAGPGGATAQGPPPAAATAVATRRGDGPRSDVRHLGLTGRAAEPSFRSVEAGPAVVVVAGAAGQRIRSSAALLAEAATASGLWARQEDDYPVTVQSGHSISAVELRPDPAPAQATDGEPLAAGPPVEGPPVSSRSAVYLLLLAPEALRQRPWAWMEGAGDLWVYGEPGLLDRVPPEVTGHRRPLQVGRMRGRARRQVGLAALAALVHEHPLVPMEALEAVARALKPQERAEEAQEALAAGPGLLDP, translated from the coding sequence ATGAGCCTGCAGGCAGGCGCCCCCGTCGCGCCCGAGACCTACCTGGAGCGCAGCCGCCTCCCCTTCCCCTTCTGCCCCGGCTGCGGCCATGGCCGGATCCTGGAAGCCCTGGACGGCGCCCTGAAGGCCCTCGGCCCCGACCCCACCCGGGTCGCGGTGGTGACCGACATCGGCTGCGTGGGGCTCGCCGACCCCTACCTGGCCACTCACACCTTCCACGGGCTCCACGGGCGGGCGCTCACCTACGCGACCGGGCTCAAGCTCGCGGACCCTGGGCTCCTGGTGGTGGTGCTCATGGGCGACGGCGGCGCCGGCATCGGGGGGAACCACATCCTCCATGCCGCCCGCCGCGACGTGGACCTGACCCTGCTCGTCTTCGACAACTTCAACTTCGGCATGACGGGCGGCCAACACTCGCCGACCACGCCGCCCGGCAGCCTCACCGCCACCACCCCCGCCGGCTCCCGCGAGCACCCCATGGACCTCTGCGCCACCGTGCTCGCCAACGGCGCCCGCTTCGCCGCGCGCACGACCGCGTACGATCCGGAGCTGGTGCCGATCCTGGCCGATGCGCTCCGGCACCCCGGGTTCGCCCTGGTGGACGTGTGGGAGCTTTGCACGGCCTACTTCGCCCGGACGAACCGGGTAGACGCCCGCGCTCTGGGCGCCCGCATGGAAGCCCTGGGGATGGCCTCGGGCCGGATGGGTCCGTCCGTTCCTGAGCCCAGGCCGGCCGGACCCGGAGGTGCGACCGCGCAGGGCCCTCCGCCTGCAGCAGCGACCGCCGTCGCGACCCGCCGGGGCGACGGACCCCGCAGCGATGTCCGCCACCTGGGCCTGACGGGACGCGCGGCCGAACCGTCTTTCCGTTCGGTGGAGGCGGGCCCTGCGGTGGTGGTGGTTGCGGGGGCGGCCGGGCAGAGGATCCGGTCCAGCGCCGCGCTCCTGGCCGAAGCGGCCACGGCCAGCGGCCTGTGGGCGCGCCAGGAGGATGACTACCCCGTGACGGTCCAGTCGGGGCACTCCATCTCGGCGGTGGAGCTGCGGCCCGACCCCGCGCCCGCCCAGGCGACAGACGGAGAGCCCCTCGCGGCAGGACCGCCCGTGGAAGGCCCTCCCGTTTCGTCCCGGTCCGCGGTCTACCTGCTGCTCCTGGCGCCGGAGGCGCTCCGCCAGCGTCCCTGGGCCTGGATGGAGGGGGCCGGTGACCTGTGGGTCTATGGCGAGCCGGGGCTGCTCGATCGGGTGCCGCCGGAGGTTACGGGGCACCGGCGCCCGCTGCAGGTGGGCCGCATGCGGGGCCGCGCCCGCCGCCAGGTGGGGCTGGCCGCCCTGGCCGCGCTGGTGCACGAGCACCCCCTGGTGCCCATGGAGGCCCTCGAGGCGGTGGCCCGGGCCCTGAAGCCCCAGGAGCGGGCCGAGGAGGCCCAGGAAGCGCTGGCCGCCGGGCCTGGGCTCCTGGATCCCTGA
- a CDS encoding DEAD/DEAH box helicase, which translates to MGSRRLDGLILRSPSAGGLPIPSSSLIGEPPASRAPTRILPWRVTAVLLSPGEAVRLLLACSGQRTLAPGIAVGEDLAFWAALLRVAGDLVARGRFLPDLVGEEETFAARWQPVLQGSDQERLHALARAMPAVARALSNSPAEDAVGEVLAGFVDHLVRSGLQERAADSAQERAADGAAAKRRASRAETPHELWLRALLAPDGRLAGSRDALEPLAAEVREWRRPVEELAGAPFRLCFRLEEPPAPEETGDGEPPAAAEPEQPWRLRYLLQPVPDPSLLVPMEQVWPARSRQARLLAAHGSDPRRYALTALGQAARLVPDVEAGLRQPRPAGCALDATGAYRFLTEHALALEEAGFRVMLPAWWTRGRARARLNLRGRVSGAGSGRSARNGFTLESLVRFDWQAALGDEPLTREELEQLARLKVPLVRLRGRWVQVDGAQIRQVLRFVQEHSGERRPAREVLRAGLGGAAGPGGVPVDGVQATGWIGRLLHQVQERTALEELDPPRGFQGTLRPYQMRGYAWLHFLRRWGLGACLADDMGLGKTIQTLALVQHEREAGETRPVLLVCPTTVLGNWQREASRFTPGLPVMVHHGPERQRGEAFGEAAAGSGLVLTSYALLQKDQALLKTVEWAGVVLDEAQNVKNPETKQARAARSLPAEYRVALTGTPVENHVGDLWSLMEFLNPGLLGSQADFQRRFFLPIQTRQDPEAAARLKQLTGPFILRRVKTDRSIIADLPEKLEMKVFAPLTREQATLYQAVVQEAEEALEASEGMSRRGLVLATLSKLKQVCNHPAQFLQDGSAIEGRSGKLTRLAEMLEEILETGERSLIFTQFAEMGQILRRHLQERFGREVLFLHGAVPKPQRDRMVRRFQEEDDGPPVFVLSLKAGGTGINLTRANHVFHFDRWWNPAVESQATDRAFRIGQERRVEVHAFVCAGTLEERIDRMIEQKRWVAGQVVGTSEAWLTELSNHELRELFALRVEEAVRET; encoded by the coding sequence GTGGGAAGCCGGCGCCTCGACGGACTGATCCTGCGCTCCCCGTCCGCGGGCGGCCTGCCCATCCCCTCGAGCTCCCTCATCGGCGAGCCGCCCGCCTCCAGGGCCCCGACCCGCATCCTGCCCTGGCGGGTCACGGCCGTTCTCCTGTCGCCTGGCGAGGCGGTCCGCCTCCTCTTGGCCTGCTCAGGCCAGCGCACCCTTGCCCCGGGCATCGCGGTGGGTGAGGACCTGGCCTTCTGGGCAGCGCTCCTGCGGGTGGCCGGTGACCTGGTGGCGCGGGGCCGGTTCCTGCCGGACCTGGTGGGGGAAGAGGAGACCTTCGCGGCCCGGTGGCAGCCGGTTCTGCAGGGATCCGACCAGGAGCGCCTCCACGCCCTCGCCCGCGCCATGCCGGCGGTGGCCCGGGCCCTCTCCAACTCGCCGGCCGAGGACGCGGTCGGGGAGGTCCTCGCAGGGTTCGTGGACCACCTGGTGCGCTCCGGCCTGCAGGAGCGGGCCGCGGACAGCGCACAGGAAAGGGCCGCGGATGGCGCGGCAGCCAAACGTCGTGCGTCCCGGGCCGAGACGCCCCACGAGCTCTGGCTCCGAGCGCTCCTGGCACCCGACGGCCGGCTGGCGGGCAGCCGGGACGCGCTCGAACCTCTGGCCGCGGAGGTGCGGGAGTGGCGGCGCCCGGTGGAAGAGCTGGCCGGCGCGCCCTTTCGGCTCTGCTTCCGCCTGGAGGAGCCGCCTGCCCCCGAGGAGACCGGCGACGGCGAACCGCCTGCCGCAGCGGAGCCCGAGCAGCCCTGGCGCCTGCGCTACCTCCTCCAGCCCGTGCCCGACCCAAGCCTCCTGGTGCCCATGGAGCAGGTCTGGCCGGCCCGGTCCCGGCAAGCGAGGCTCTTGGCGGCCCATGGTTCGGACCCGCGCCGCTATGCCCTCACGGCCCTGGGGCAGGCGGCCCGGCTCGTGCCGGACGTGGAAGCAGGCCTCAGGCAGCCGCGGCCGGCGGGCTGCGCCCTGGATGCGACCGGCGCTTACCGCTTCCTGACGGAGCATGCCCTCGCGCTGGAGGAGGCTGGGTTCCGGGTGATGCTGCCCGCCTGGTGGACCAGGGGCAGGGCCCGGGCACGGCTGAACCTGCGGGGGAGGGTGTCGGGCGCCGGCTCCGGACGGTCCGCCCGCAACGGGTTCACCCTGGAAAGCCTGGTCCGCTTCGACTGGCAGGCAGCTTTGGGAGACGAGCCCCTCACCCGCGAGGAGTTGGAGCAGCTGGCCCGCCTCAAGGTCCCGCTGGTTCGGCTGCGGGGGCGGTGGGTCCAGGTGGACGGGGCCCAGATCCGCCAGGTGCTCCGGTTCGTCCAGGAGCACTCGGGCGAGCGGCGCCCCGCGCGGGAGGTGCTCCGGGCCGGCCTGGGGGGTGCTGCCGGTCCCGGCGGGGTGCCCGTGGACGGGGTGCAGGCCACCGGATGGATCGGGCGGCTCCTGCACCAGGTCCAGGAGAGGACCGCCCTGGAGGAGCTCGACCCGCCCCGGGGCTTCCAGGGCACCCTCCGCCCTTACCAGATGCGGGGATACGCCTGGCTCCACTTCCTCCGGCGCTGGGGGCTGGGAGCCTGCCTGGCGGACGACATGGGGCTGGGCAAGACGATCCAGACCCTGGCCCTCGTGCAACACGAGCGGGAGGCCGGGGAGACGCGGCCCGTGCTCCTGGTCTGCCCCACCACGGTGCTGGGCAACTGGCAGCGCGAGGCGTCCCGTTTCACGCCCGGCCTGCCGGTGATGGTCCACCACGGACCCGAGCGGCAGCGGGGGGAGGCCTTCGGGGAGGCCGCGGCGGGCAGCGGGCTCGTCCTCACCAGCTACGCGCTGCTGCAGAAGGACCAGGCCCTGCTGAAGACGGTGGAGTGGGCCGGTGTGGTGCTGGACGAAGCTCAGAACGTGAAGAACCCCGAAACCAAGCAGGCCCGGGCGGCTCGCTCCCTCCCGGCCGAGTACCGGGTGGCGCTCACCGGTACGCCCGTGGAGAACCACGTGGGCGACCTCTGGTCCCTCATGGAGTTCCTCAATCCCGGCCTCCTGGGCAGCCAGGCCGACTTCCAGCGCCGGTTCTTCCTCCCCATCCAGACCCGGCAGGATCCTGAGGCGGCCGCACGGCTGAAGCAGCTCACGGGGCCCTTCATCCTTCGGCGGGTGAAGACGGATCGCAGCATCATCGCCGACCTCCCCGAGAAGCTGGAGATGAAGGTCTTCGCCCCGCTCACCCGGGAGCAGGCGACCCTGTACCAGGCGGTGGTGCAGGAGGCCGAGGAGGCCCTGGAGGCTTCGGAGGGCATGAGCCGGCGGGGGCTGGTGCTGGCCACGCTGTCGAAGCTGAAGCAGGTGTGCAACCACCCGGCCCAGTTCCTCCAGGACGGCTCTGCCATCGAGGGCCGGTCGGGCAAGCTGACCCGCCTCGCGGAGATGCTCGAGGAGATCCTGGAAACCGGTGAGCGGTCCCTGATCTTCACCCAGTTCGCCGAGATGGGCCAGATCCTCCGTCGCCACCTCCAGGAGCGGTTCGGCCGGGAGGTGCTCTTCCTCCACGGGGCCGTGCCCAAGCCCCAGCGGGACCGGATGGTGCGGCGGTTCCAGGAGGAGGACGACGGCCCGCCCGTCTTCGTCCTTTCCCTGAAGGCCGGTGGCACCGGGATCAACCTGACCCGGGCGAACCACGTCTTCCACTTCGACCGCTGGTGGAACCCTGCCGTGGAGAGCCAGGCGACGGACCGGGCTTTCCGCATCGGCCAGGAGCGGCGGGTGGAGGTTCACGCCTTCGTCTGCGCCGGCACCCTGGAGGAGAGGATCGATCGGATGATCGAGCAGAAGCGGTGGGTGGCCGGCCAGGTGGTGGGTACGAGCGAGGCATGGCTGACCGAGCTCTCCAACCATGAGCTGAGGGAGCTCTTCGCCCTCCGGGTGGAGGAGGCGGTGCGCGAGACATGA
- a CDS encoding indolepyruvate ferredoxin oxidoreductase subunit alpha — protein MAFVIAEPCIDVKDAACVEVCPVDCIHEGEDQYYIDPEECIDCGACEPECPVEAIFPEDEVPEEWQSFVEKNANFFK, from the coding sequence ATGGCCTTCGTGATCGCGGAGCCATGCATCGACGTCAAGGATGCAGCTTGCGTGGAGGTTTGCCCTGTCGACTGCATTCATGAGGGGGAGGATCAGTACTACATCGACCCCGAGGAGTGCATCGACTGCGGCGCCTGTGAGCCCGAGTGCCCGGTGGAAGCCATCTTCCCCGAGGACGAGGTGCCCGAGGAGTGGCAGTCCTTCGTCGAGAAGAACGCCAACTTCTTCAAGTGA
- a CDS encoding multicopper oxidase domain-containing protein: MFRMRTGQARRSDDPRAGGRPPAWRRWVPPAVVSMALVALLVTPAVMRAAGGPTGIDIARTNDPIQPDRGGRVVDVTLESYPVEWPVADGQTQVMWTFNGQVPGPVVRVRQGDVVRFTLVNRDPRLPHSADLHAARTPWDRDFRDVPPGKSLQFYWKAEYPGVWMYHCGTQPVILHIGNGMFGVVIVDPKEGRLPAREFVLVQHEIYGGPNDLTGMLADTPKYVAFNGERNRYAASPLQARPGELIRLYVVDAGPNRSSAFHVVGTIFDRVEVNGNPRNTLYGIQTYTVPPGGGSVFELRIPEEGRYPVVTHAFNDATAGALGILEVRKDAPAASPAPDALMPGVASRPPSTD, encoded by the coding sequence ATGTTCCGCATGCGAACCGGACAGGCACGGAGGTCGGACGATCCCCGCGCGGGCGGGCGCCCGCCCGCCTGGAGGCGATGGGTGCCGCCGGCCGTGGTGTCGATGGCCTTGGTGGCGCTTCTCGTCACGCCGGCGGTGATGCGGGCGGCGGGAGGCCCGACGGGGATCGACATCGCCCGGACCAACGACCCCATCCAGCCCGACCGCGGGGGGCGGGTGGTGGACGTGACCCTTGAGAGCTACCCAGTGGAGTGGCCTGTGGCCGACGGCCAGACCCAGGTCATGTGGACCTTCAACGGCCAGGTTCCCGGCCCCGTCGTCCGCGTGCGCCAGGGCGACGTGGTCCGCTTCACCCTGGTCAACCGCGATCCGCGCCTGCCCCACTCGGCCGACCTCCACGCGGCCAGGACGCCTTGGGACCGGGATTTCCGCGACGTCCCGCCCGGCAAGTCGCTCCAGTTCTACTGGAAGGCCGAGTACCCGGGCGTCTGGATGTACCACTGTGGCACCCAGCCGGTCATCCTCCACATCGGCAACGGTATGTTCGGCGTCGTGATCGTCGATCCGAAGGAGGGACGCCTGCCGGCCCGCGAGTTCGTGCTCGTTCAGCACGAGATCTACGGGGGGCCGAACGACCTCACCGGAATGCTGGCCGACACGCCCAAGTACGTGGCCTTCAACGGCGAGCGCAACCGCTACGCGGCCTCGCCCCTCCAGGCGCGTCCCGGGGAGCTGATCCGCCTTTACGTGGTCGACGCCGGGCCCAACCGCTCGTCCGCCTTCCACGTGGTGGGCACCATCTTCGATCGGGTCGAGGTCAACGGCAACCCCCGCAACACGCTGTACGGCATCCAGACGTACACGGTGCCTCCCGGGGGCGGCTCGGTCTTCGAGCTGCGAATTCCGGAAGAGGGACGCTACCCGGTGGTGACCCACGCCTTCAACGACGCGACGGCTGGTGCCCTCGGCATCCTCGAGGTGCGGAAGGACGCTCCCGCGGCCTCCCCCGCCCCGGACGCGCTGATGCCCGGGGTCGCCTCCCGGCCTCCGTCGACGGACTGA
- a CDS encoding heavy metal translocating P-type ATPase, with translation MGSLGIDALVTLAAAGAIAIGEAWEAAAVTFLFSLGEVLEGASLARARRALEDLVSWMPETARVDRGGWVDVPVEEIRQGERLALRSGEKLPVDGEVVAGRATVDTSRVTGESMPELREPGDRVIAGSIVQAGYLEVVATRVGAESTFQKVVALVLEAQESKPRVQAFLERFGRLYTPMVLLLAAGSLVVTRDVRLALTLLVVACPGALVMAAPVSLMSGLAMAARHGVLVRRASVLEALARLDTVVFDKTGTLTQGAPAVVATHTFHGWSEKGVLGDAVALEARSEHPLAGAVLAAARELGVTSGERSSRPSVSGDRPAAAEDTPWPVDELEVLPGRGLVARVQRESTGGSALLPPRVIHVGSVRLVQEGEIRLPDEARPVLEAEEAAGRTVVLVAEDRRVVGLLALEDPPRPEAAGAIAWLRKLGIRSLVILSGDRPAPVTALGRALGVDEARGGLLPQEKHAEVARLARAGHRMGMVGDGINDGPALSRADVAFAMGLGGTDLARGLADVVVAWDHLTQVPLAIELARSVVRDVRQNVALGVLTAGLLLAAVLAGEAHLGAAMLVHQLSVLAVIGNGLRLFLYRPRHENLSLQRDRPVSGTFALPKLGRSHRTREGSSQVR, from the coding sequence ATGGGGTCGCTTGGCATCGACGCCCTGGTCACCCTTGCGGCTGCGGGAGCCATCGCCATCGGCGAGGCGTGGGAGGCCGCCGCGGTCACCTTCCTCTTCAGCCTGGGCGAGGTGCTGGAGGGGGCGAGCCTGGCCCGGGCGCGGCGGGCTCTGGAGGACCTGGTGAGCTGGATGCCCGAGACCGCCCGGGTGGACCGGGGTGGCTGGGTGGACGTGCCCGTGGAGGAGATCCGGCAGGGCGAGCGCCTGGCTCTCCGCTCGGGGGAGAAGCTGCCCGTGGACGGTGAGGTCGTGGCCGGTCGGGCCACCGTGGACACCTCCCGGGTGACGGGCGAGTCCATGCCCGAGCTCCGCGAGCCCGGCGATCGGGTCATCGCCGGCAGCATCGTGCAGGCAGGCTACCTGGAGGTGGTCGCTACCCGCGTGGGAGCCGAGAGCACCTTCCAGAAGGTGGTGGCCCTGGTCCTGGAGGCCCAGGAGTCCAAGCCCCGCGTCCAGGCCTTCCTGGAGCGGTTCGGGCGGCTCTACACCCCGATGGTGCTTCTCCTGGCCGCCGGCAGCCTCGTCGTCACCCGTGACGTGAGGCTCGCCCTCACCCTCCTGGTGGTGGCCTGCCCCGGAGCGCTGGTCATGGCCGCCCCGGTATCGCTCATGAGCGGGCTGGCCATGGCCGCCCGCCACGGCGTGCTTGTGCGCCGGGCCTCGGTCCTGGAGGCCCTGGCCCGGCTCGACACGGTGGTCTTCGACAAGACGGGCACCCTCACCCAGGGTGCGCCCGCGGTCGTCGCCACCCACACCTTCCACGGATGGAGCGAGAAGGGGGTCCTGGGGGACGCGGTCGCGCTGGAGGCACGGTCCGAGCACCCGCTGGCGGGAGCGGTGCTGGCCGCTGCCCGGGAGCTGGGCGTGACCTCCGGCGAGCGGTCGTCCCGTCCTTCCGTCTCCGGCGACCGGCCTGCGGCCGCCGAGGACACGCCATGGCCCGTTGACGAGCTGGAGGTCCTGCCGGGCAGAGGCCTGGTCGCACGGGTCCAGCGAGAGTCCACCGGGGGTTCGGCCCTTCTCCCACCGCGCGTCATCCATGTGGGCAGCGTGCGGTTGGTCCAGGAGGGTGAGATCCGCCTTCCGGATGAAGCGCGCCCCGTCCTGGAGGCTGAGGAGGCCGCCGGTCGCACCGTCGTCCTGGTGGCCGAAGATCGCCGGGTGGTGGGCCTCCTGGCCCTGGAAGACCCCCCTCGCCCTGAAGCGGCCGGTGCCATCGCGTGGCTGCGGAAGCTCGGGATTCGCTCCCTGGTCATCCTCTCGGGGGACCGTCCGGCGCCCGTGACCGCCCTCGGCCGGGCCCTGGGCGTCGACGAGGCCCGGGGCGGCCTCCTCCCCCAGGAGAAGCATGCGGAGGTGGCCCGTCTGGCCAGAGCCGGGCACCGGATGGGCATGGTGGGCGACGGTATCAACGACGGCCCGGCCCTTTCCCGGGCGGACGTGGCCTTCGCCATGGGGCTCGGCGGGACGGACCTGGCCCGGGGCCTGGCCGACGTGGTGGTGGCCTGGGATCATCTCACCCAGGTACCGCTGGCGATCGAGCTGGCCCGGTCCGTGGTGCGGGACGTCCGGCAGAACGTGGCGCTGGGGGTGCTCACGGCCGGGCTGCTGCTCGCGGCCGTGCTGGCCGGTGAGGCGCATCTGGGGGCCGCGATGCTGGTCCACCAGCTCAGCGTCCTGGCCGTGATCGGGAACGGCCTGCGGCTCTTCCTGTATCGACCGCGTCACGAGAACCTGTCGCTCCAGAGAGACCGTCCGGTGTCGGGGACATTCGCACTGCCCAAGTTGGGACGTTCGCACCGTACCCGGGAGGGATCGAGCCAGGTAAGATGA
- the pepT gene encoding peptidase T, with the protein MTRNELLSEGLLAKFLRYVQVETTSAEDPQDIPSTPGQWELARILATELETMGLEDVRVDEHGIVTATLPARGAPEAPAVGFLAHMDTSPAAPGRGIQPIVHRSYRGGDLVLPAGPVLSEADHPLLREVVGHDLVTSSGDTLLGADDKAGVAALMEALCRLLKDERHVHGPIRVAFTPDEENGKGIEHFDVAGFGAVAAYTLDGGRLGELEWENFNALNLRVTLQGRSAHTGTARGAMVNAVHLAARLIEGIPAEMRPETTQGREGFLHVDRVQGSVEQVEMAWLLRDFTAEGLQAKRALLERELEALRLAHPGAEATVAETGGYRNMREALERFPQVVERAREAYRDAGVEPIETPIRGGTDGARLSQMGLPTPNLFAGGVNFHSRTEWVSVQWMEKAVEVVLALAGRWARR; encoded by the coding sequence ATGACCCGGAACGAGCTCCTGAGCGAGGGACTGCTGGCCAAGTTCCTCCGATACGTGCAGGTGGAGACCACCTCGGCAGAGGACCCTCAGGACATCCCCAGCACCCCGGGGCAGTGGGAGCTGGCCCGGATCCTGGCCACAGAGCTGGAAACCATGGGCCTGGAGGACGTCCGGGTGGACGAGCACGGGATCGTCACCGCCACCCTTCCGGCCCGGGGGGCGCCAGAGGCGCCGGCGGTAGGCTTCCTGGCTCACATGGACACGAGCCCGGCCGCACCGGGCCGGGGGATCCAACCCATCGTTCACCGGAGCTACCGGGGGGGTGACCTCGTCCTGCCCGCCGGGCCGGTACTGAGCGAAGCCGACCACCCGCTGCTGCGGGAAGTGGTGGGCCATGACCTCGTCACCTCCAGCGGCGACACCCTCCTGGGAGCCGATGACAAGGCAGGCGTCGCGGCCCTCATGGAGGCCCTGTGCCGCTTGCTGAAAGACGAGCGGCACGTGCACGGCCCCATCCGCGTCGCCTTCACCCCCGACGAGGAGAACGGCAAGGGCATCGAGCACTTCGACGTGGCCGGCTTCGGGGCCGTGGCGGCCTACACCCTGGACGGCGGCCGCCTGGGCGAGCTCGAATGGGAGAACTTCAACGCCCTCAACCTCCGGGTGACCCTTCAGGGCCGGTCGGCCCACACGGGGACCGCCCGGGGGGCCATGGTGAACGCCGTGCACCTGGCAGCCCGGCTCATCGAAGGCATTCCCGCCGAGATGCGACCCGAGACGACCCAGGGGCGCGAGGGCTTCCTCCACGTGGACCGCGTCCAGGGTTCGGTGGAGCAGGTGGAGATGGCCTGGCTGCTCCGGGACTTCACCGCGGAGGGCCTGCAGGCCAAGCGGGCCCTTCTGGAGCGGGAGCTGGAGGCGCTCCGGCTGGCCCACCCGGGGGCCGAGGCGACCGTGGCGGAGACGGGGGGCTACCGAAACATGCGGGAGGCCCTGGAGCGCTTCCCCCAGGTGGTGGAGCGGGCCCGGGAGGCCTACCGGGACGCGGGCGTGGAGCCCATCGAGACACCCATCCGCGGCGGCACCGACGGCGCCCGCCTGTCCCAGATGGGCCTGCCGACCCCCAACCTCTTCGCGGGCGGCGTCAACTTCCACTCCCGCACCGAGTGGGTCTCGGTCCAGTGGATGGAGAAGGCCGTGGAAGTGGTCCTGGCCCTGGCGGGGCGATGGGCGAGGCGATAA
- a CDS encoding Crp/Fnr family transcriptional regulator, with translation MRTPERSRHPLNRRTCIDRVPVFTRLSPEARAHLARELHHRRFAPGELLAAGEAQTHLTILAAGLARHAVSSADGREQILRFLGPGEFFGEMALFTGRPLAGEVQAVEPVEACVLDGNALRRAVESEPALGWDLLRELARLLEETTRMAGSLSTQSVEERAAHLFLRMAATSGPQFARRGWTRGESALASVGKGAAPLALARGGRAPHGRWVGGGAGRLRRRR, from the coding sequence GTGAGAACGCCCGAGCGGTCGCGCCACCCTCTCAACCGCCGCACCTGCATCGACCGGGTTCCCGTCTTCACCCGCCTCTCGCCCGAGGCGCGGGCCCACCTGGCCCGGGAGCTCCACCACCGTCGCTTCGCACCGGGTGAGCTGCTGGCCGCGGGGGAGGCTCAGACCCACCTGACGATTCTCGCCGCCGGCCTGGCGCGCCACGCGGTCAGCTCGGCCGACGGGCGCGAGCAGATCCTCCGCTTCCTGGGCCCCGGCGAGTTCTTCGGCGAGATGGCGCTCTTCACCGGGCGGCCCCTCGCGGGTGAGGTGCAGGCCGTGGAACCCGTGGAGGCCTGCGTCCTCGACGGCAACGCGCTGCGGCGGGCGGTGGAGAGCGAGCCGGCCCTGGGGTGGGACCTCCTGCGGGAGCTGGCCCGCCTGCTGGAGGAGACCACCCGCATGGCCGGCAGCCTCTCCACCCAGAGCGTCGAGGAGCGGGCGGCCCACCTCTTCCTGCGCATGGCTGCGACCTCAGGACCCCAGTTCGCGAGGCGGGGGTGGACTCGCGGTGAATCGGCCCTGGCTTCGGTTGGGAAAGGAGCGGCCCCCCTGGCTCTGGCCCGGGGTGGCCGCGCTCCTCATGGGCGCTGGGTGGGTGGCGGGGCGGGCCGGCTTCGCCGCCGTCGCTGA